The following coding sequences lie in one Arthrobacter sp. SLBN-122 genomic window:
- a CDS encoding dienelactone hydrolase family protein — protein sequence MTIVDLSAASAVAGGSPGLRGYLAVPEGPGPFPAVVMIHEVFGLDDQTRRHADRLARAGYLTLALDLFSDGGRRRCLVGTMRAMAARTGRPFVDIATARKWLAESELGNGRTGVIGFCMGGGFALLVARDGFDAASVNYGRLPGKQQEDLVEALRGACPIVANYGGVDKSLKGAAARLESALDQLGIEHSVKEFPAAGHSFLNDEELGPALLRPLMRVMGVGPDPESSPEAWRRIEDHFATYLKG from the coding sequence ATGACCATCGTTGACCTGAGCGCTGCAAGCGCCGTCGCAGGCGGCTCCCCGGGCCTGCGCGGCTACCTGGCCGTACCTGAAGGGCCTGGCCCTTTCCCCGCCGTCGTGATGATCCACGAGGTGTTCGGCCTCGATGACCAGACCCGCCGGCATGCGGACCGGCTGGCCCGGGCCGGCTACCTCACCCTGGCGCTGGACCTGTTCAGCGACGGCGGCCGGCGGCGCTGCCTGGTAGGAACCATGCGTGCCATGGCGGCGCGGACGGGCCGGCCCTTCGTTGACATCGCCACAGCGCGAAAATGGCTTGCGGAATCGGAACTGGGCAACGGCAGGACCGGGGTGATCGGCTTCTGCATGGGCGGCGGATTCGCCCTGCTGGTGGCACGGGACGGGTTCGACGCCGCCTCCGTCAACTACGGGCGGCTCCCGGGAAAGCAGCAGGAGGACCTGGTGGAAGCGCTGCGCGGAGCCTGTCCGATCGTGGCCAACTACGGCGGCGTTGACAAGTCGCTGAAGGGAGCCGCCGCGCGGCTCGAATCAGCCCTGGACCAGTTGGGCATTGAGCACAGCGTGAAGGAATTTCCTGCGGCCGGCCATTCCTTCCTCAATGATGAAGAGCTGGGCCCGGCACTTCTCCGGCCGCTGATGCGGGTCATGGGCGTGGGACCGGACCCGGAGTCTTCGCCCGAAGCGTGGCGGCGCATTGAAGACCACTTCGCCACGTACCTGAAGGGCTAA
- a CDS encoding DNA polymerase IV: MSEPWVLHVDLDQFIAAVEVLRRPELAGKPVIVGGRGDPTERAVVSTASYEARAYGVGSGMPLRIAARKVPDAVILPVDHEAYLEASEKVMAVLRSQPGATVQVLGWDEAFVGIEAADPEAWARQLQKAVLVETSLHCSIGIGDTLVRAKVATGFGKPAGVFRLTQGNWLEVMGDRPTIDLWGVGTKVSQRLARLGIKTVAALAAADPNDLVPEFGPKMGPWYAQLGRGDGARVVDDTPWVARGHSRETTFQHDLTDAAEIDDAVRELAARVLEDVAAEGRPVVGLTLKVRYAPFSTTTFGRKIPATSDPAVVLAAALDLVSKIEPGRPIRLLGFRAEMTMPEDSRKGHTPTRSGW, translated from the coding sequence GTGAGCGAACCTTGGGTGCTGCATGTGGACCTGGACCAGTTCATCGCCGCCGTCGAGGTGCTCCGCCGGCCTGAACTTGCGGGCAAGCCGGTGATCGTGGGCGGCCGCGGCGACCCCACCGAGCGGGCAGTGGTGTCCACCGCGTCCTACGAAGCCAGGGCCTACGGCGTGGGTTCGGGAATGCCTCTGCGCATCGCGGCGCGGAAAGTGCCGGACGCTGTCATCCTGCCCGTGGACCACGAGGCGTACCTTGAAGCGTCGGAGAAGGTCATGGCCGTGCTGCGCTCACAGCCCGGAGCCACCGTGCAGGTGCTCGGCTGGGACGAGGCATTCGTTGGCATTGAGGCGGCGGATCCGGAGGCCTGGGCCCGGCAACTCCAGAAGGCAGTCCTGGTGGAAACAAGTCTCCACTGCAGCATCGGCATCGGTGACACCCTGGTCCGTGCCAAGGTCGCCACCGGGTTCGGCAAGCCTGCCGGCGTCTTCCGGCTTACGCAGGGCAACTGGCTCGAGGTGATGGGGGACCGGCCCACGATTGACCTGTGGGGTGTGGGAACCAAGGTGTCGCAGCGCCTGGCCAGGCTGGGCATCAAGACCGTTGCTGCCCTGGCGGCCGCGGACCCTAATGACCTCGTCCCGGAGTTCGGCCCCAAAATGGGTCCCTGGTATGCCCAGCTTGGGCGGGGTGACGGAGCCCGCGTGGTGGACGATACGCCGTGGGTGGCGCGGGGCCACAGCCGAGAGACAACCTTCCAGCACGACCTGACAGACGCTGCGGAGATTGACGACGCCGTCAGGGAGTTGGCTGCCCGGGTACTGGAGGATGTTGCTGCCGAGGGGCGGCCGGTGGTTGGCCTGACGCTGAAGGTGCGGTATGCCCCGTTCAGCACCACCACCTTCGGCCGGAAGATCCCGGCGACGTCGGATCCCGCCGTCGTCCTGGCGGCGGCGCTCGATCTGGTGTCAAAAATCGAGCCGGGCCGCCCTATCCGCCTGCTCGGCTTCCGGGCAGAAATGACCATGCCCGAGGATTCCCGGAAGGGGCACACTCCCACCCGCAGTGGATGGTGA
- a CDS encoding amino acid permease encodes MPQSTPIDLKNSTAPSTAVVDPTLSAEGYSKTLGRRHVTMIAMGGAIGVGLFMGAGGRLASTGPALIFSYAIAGVIAYLLMRALGELIMYRQTSGSFVSYAGEMFGKKGAFLSGWMYFINWGMTGIAELIAIGLYFQFFFPNVPVEASAIAALVLLVAVNLLSVKAFGEFEFWASCLKVGAILIFLAVGTFMVVTNAQVGDGHASVANLFAAEGGMFPKGALVMVLVLNAVIFAYNGIELVGITAGEMQNPEREVPKAIRAVVLRIVVFYVGSVTLLAMLLPSDQYKAGTSPFVTVFGQMGLGWVGDVMNMIVITAALSSCNSGLYSIGRVFRTMANNGHAPQWLTKMSKRHVPYAAILAIAAFYLVGIMLNIWLGGSHAFDLALNTASIGVIFCWGSIFASQIMLRRRKGVTSGLAMPGSPWTSWAGLVGLLAITVLIGFDTMTSKSGEVFYLGLWTLGTIPFFAVVLWLGWQKVKNNQPKSELFS; translated from the coding sequence GTGCCTCAAAGTACCCCCATAGACCTAAAGAACAGCACGGCACCATCAACCGCCGTCGTCGACCCCACCCTCAGTGCCGAGGGCTACAGCAAGACGCTGGGCAGGCGCCATGTCACCATGATCGCCATGGGCGGCGCCATCGGCGTCGGCCTCTTCATGGGAGCCGGCGGCCGCCTCGCCTCCACCGGCCCCGCCCTGATCTTCTCCTACGCCATCGCCGGCGTGATCGCCTACCTGCTCATGCGTGCCCTGGGCGAACTCATCATGTACCGCCAGACCTCCGGCTCGTTCGTCAGCTACGCCGGCGAGATGTTCGGCAAGAAGGGCGCCTTCCTCTCCGGCTGGATGTACTTCATCAACTGGGGCATGACCGGCATCGCCGAACTGATCGCGATCGGCCTGTACTTCCAGTTCTTCTTCCCCAATGTCCCGGTGGAAGCCTCGGCCATCGCCGCCCTGGTCCTGCTGGTTGCCGTCAACCTGCTCAGCGTCAAGGCCTTCGGCGAGTTCGAATTCTGGGCGTCCTGCCTCAAGGTGGGCGCCATCCTGATCTTCCTGGCCGTGGGCACCTTCATGGTGGTCACCAACGCCCAGGTGGGTGACGGCCACGCGTCGGTGGCCAACCTCTTCGCCGCTGAGGGCGGAATGTTCCCCAAGGGCGCCCTGGTGATGGTGCTGGTCCTGAACGCCGTGATCTTCGCCTACAACGGCATCGAACTGGTGGGCATCACCGCCGGCGAGATGCAGAACCCGGAACGCGAAGTGCCCAAGGCGATCCGCGCCGTCGTCCTCCGCATTGTGGTGTTCTACGTCGGTTCAGTGACCCTGCTGGCCATGCTGCTGCCGTCCGACCAGTACAAGGCCGGCACGTCCCCGTTCGTGACCGTGTTCGGCCAGATGGGCCTGGGCTGGGTGGGCGACGTGATGAACATGATCGTGATCACCGCCGCCCTGTCTTCCTGCAACTCCGGCCTGTACTCCATCGGCCGCGTGTTCCGCACCATGGCCAACAACGGCCATGCCCCGCAGTGGCTTACAAAGATGTCCAAGCGGCACGTCCCGTACGCGGCCATCCTTGCCATCGCGGCCTTCTACCTGGTGGGCATCATGCTGAACATCTGGCTGGGCGGCTCGCACGCGTTCGACCTGGCCCTGAACACCGCCTCGATCGGCGTTATCTTCTGCTGGGGTTCCATCTTTGCCAGCCAGATCATGCTGCGCCGGCGCAAGGGCGTCACCTCCGGCCTGGCGATGCCCGGCTCGCCGTGGACCAGCTGGGCCGGCCTGGTGGGGCTGCTGGCCATCACGGTCCTGATCGGCTTCGACACCATGACCAGCAAGTCCGGCGAGGTGTTCTACCTGGGCCTGTGGACCCTGGGCACCATTCCGTTCTTTGCGGTGGTCCTGTGGCTGGGCTGGCAGAAGGTCAAGAACAACCAGCCTAAGAGCGAGCTCTTCAGCTGA
- a CDS encoding CPBP family intramembrane glutamic endopeptidase produces the protein MATVHRLPPAPQPQLYRFSRLDLATLCLYVAIAGFFAAAGDLLAPFLRQIAPSPAAASYAVNLLFYASVGILALLAARRVAVRDLRVLATRPWFTLLMVPAAVIAMMILTAVVVAANGQVETSANQAGLQALMQQVPAWLMVPLLVVVGPFVEEYIFRHLLIGKLSRRINVWICCALSVVLFAALHIVGQEAITLTALLPYLAMGATLVFVYMWTGKNLMFSYFVHAAKNLLAVILVYAIPPELFEQMQNIQA, from the coding sequence ATGGCAACAGTCCACCGCTTACCGCCCGCTCCGCAGCCCCAGCTGTACCGCTTTTCCCGCCTGGACCTGGCCACCCTGTGCCTCTACGTCGCCATCGCCGGGTTCTTCGCAGCCGCCGGCGACCTGCTGGCCCCGTTCCTCCGGCAGATCGCCCCGTCGCCTGCCGCCGCGTCCTATGCAGTGAACCTTTTGTTCTATGCCTCGGTGGGAATACTGGCGCTGCTGGCGGCCCGCAGAGTTGCGGTCCGCGACCTCAGGGTGCTGGCAACCCGGCCGTGGTTCACGCTGCTGATGGTCCCGGCAGCCGTAATCGCGATGATGATCCTCACCGCGGTTGTGGTGGCGGCGAACGGGCAGGTGGAGACCTCGGCAAACCAGGCGGGACTGCAGGCACTCATGCAGCAGGTCCCCGCCTGGCTCATGGTTCCACTGCTGGTGGTGGTGGGCCCGTTCGTGGAGGAATACATCTTCCGGCACCTCCTGATTGGCAAGCTCAGCAGGCGCATCAACGTTTGGATCTGCTGCGCCCTTTCCGTGGTGCTGTTCGCAGCGCTTCACATCGTGGGGCAGGAAGCGATCACCCTCACGGCGCTGCTCCCCTACCTGGCCATGGGTGCCACGCTGGTATTCGTCTACATGTGGACCGGGAAGAACCTGATGTTCTCCTACTTCGTCCACGCCGCCAAGAACCTGCTGGCGGTGATCCTGGTCTACGCCATCCCGCCGGAACTCTTTGAGCAGATGCAGAACATCCAGGCGTAG
- a CDS encoding CsbD family protein gives MGLGDKISNAAEDLGGKAKEAAGNVTDNDRLKAEGQADQVKADAKKVGENVKDEFKRD, from the coding sequence ATGGGCCTCGGAGACAAGATCAGTAACGCGGCAGAGGACCTTGGCGGCAAGGCCAAGGAAGCTGCAGGCAACGTGACCGATAACGACCGTCTGAAGGCAGAAGGCCAGGCCGACCAGGTCAAGGCAGATGCCAAGAAGGTCGGCGAAAATGTCAAGGACGAGTTCAAGCGGGACTAG
- a CDS encoding enoyl-CoA hydratase/isomerase family protein: MGMAVDLASENFAALLVEERDDRVVVLLNRPDVKNAIDQQMVDELHTVCAALEQNPKVLIIAGVDGVFASGADIAQLRERRRDDALQGINSTIFVRIAKLPMPVIAALDGYCLGGGAELAYAADFRIGTPNVRIGNPETGLGILAAAGASWRLKELVGEPLAKQILLAGLVLGAEEARAANLITEIHDPADLLDAAHSLANRIGRQDPLAVRITKSVFHAPAEAHPLIDQLAQGILFESQAKFDRMQAFLDRNAAKKANAASATPADGK, encoded by the coding sequence ATGGGGATGGCCGTAGACCTGGCATCGGAAAACTTCGCCGCCCTGCTGGTGGAGGAGCGGGATGACCGCGTGGTGGTGCTGCTCAACCGGCCCGACGTGAAGAATGCCATTGACCAGCAGATGGTGGATGAGCTCCATACCGTCTGCGCAGCGCTGGAACAGAACCCCAAGGTGCTGATCATCGCCGGTGTGGACGGAGTCTTCGCCTCCGGCGCCGACATCGCCCAGCTGCGCGAACGGCGCCGGGATGACGCCCTGCAGGGAATCAACTCCACCATCTTCGTCAGGATCGCCAAGCTCCCCATGCCGGTCATCGCTGCGCTGGACGGTTACTGCCTGGGCGGGGGCGCCGAACTCGCCTATGCCGCGGACTTCCGGATCGGCACCCCCAATGTCCGCATCGGCAACCCGGAAACAGGGCTCGGGATCCTCGCTGCTGCCGGTGCGAGCTGGCGACTCAAGGAACTTGTGGGCGAGCCGCTGGCCAAGCAGATCCTGTTGGCCGGACTGGTTCTCGGCGCAGAGGAGGCCCGGGCTGCCAACCTCATCACCGAAATCCACGATCCCGCAGACCTTCTGGATGCAGCCCACAGCCTGGCCAACAGGATTGGCCGGCAGGACCCGCTGGCGGTACGGATCACCAAGTCCGTGTTCCACGCCCCCGCGGAAGCCCATCCGCTCATCGACCAGCTGGCCCAGGGAATCCTGTTCGAATCCCAGGCCAAGTTCGACCGCATGCAGGCATTCCTGGACCGCAACGCAGCGAAGAAGGCCAACGCCGCCTCCGCCACCCCCGCCGACGGAAAGTAA
- a CDS encoding thiolase family protein, whose amino-acid sequence MAATAGPQAFLVGGVRTPVGRYGGVLSTVRPDDLAALVVREAVARAGLDPDSIDEVILGNANGAGEENRNVARMATLLAGLPLHIPGITVNRLCASGLSAIIQASHMIKAGAADIVIAGGVESMSRAPWVQEKPAAAFAKPGQIFDTSIGWRFTNPHFQHGGLSRDGKMTYSMPETAEEVARVDGISREDADAFAVRSHQLALDAIQAGRFKDEIVPVTVKSRKSETVVDTDEGPRAGTSMDVLAGLKPVAHGGSVVTAGNSSSLNDGASAIIVASEAAIERLGLIPRARIIDGASAGCEPEIMGIGPVPATQKVLKRSGLSVGDLSAVELNEAFATQSLACIRRLGLEPEIVNRDGGAIALGHPLGSSGSRLAITLLGRMEREDARIGLATMCVGVGQGTAMLLEKI is encoded by the coding sequence ATGGCTGCAACCGCAGGTCCGCAGGCTTTCCTTGTAGGTGGGGTCCGAACGCCCGTGGGCAGGTATGGGGGCGTGCTGTCCACCGTGCGCCCGGACGATCTTGCGGCCCTGGTGGTCCGGGAAGCCGTGGCACGTGCCGGATTGGATCCCGACAGCATTGACGAGGTCATACTCGGCAATGCGAACGGCGCGGGGGAGGAGAACCGGAACGTTGCCCGGATGGCCACTCTGCTGGCCGGGCTGCCGCTGCACATTCCCGGGATCACCGTCAACCGGCTCTGCGCCTCCGGCCTGAGCGCCATCATCCAGGCCAGCCACATGATCAAGGCCGGAGCCGCGGACATTGTCATCGCCGGCGGCGTTGAATCCATGAGCCGGGCACCCTGGGTCCAGGAGAAGCCCGCCGCCGCATTTGCCAAGCCGGGCCAGATTTTCGACACCTCGATCGGCTGGCGGTTCACCAACCCTCATTTCCAGCACGGCGGACTGTCCCGCGACGGGAAGATGACGTACTCGATGCCTGAAACGGCCGAGGAAGTGGCCAGGGTGGACGGGATCTCCCGCGAGGACGCTGACGCGTTCGCGGTCCGCTCCCACCAGTTGGCCCTGGATGCCATCCAGGCCGGCCGCTTCAAAGACGAGATCGTCCCGGTGACCGTCAAGTCCCGCAAGTCCGAGACCGTGGTGGACACGGACGAGGGCCCCCGCGCCGGCACCAGCATGGACGTTCTGGCGGGACTCAAACCCGTGGCACACGGCGGATCCGTGGTCACCGCGGGGAACTCATCATCCCTCAACGACGGCGCGTCAGCGATCATCGTGGCCTCCGAGGCCGCCATCGAGCGGCTGGGCCTCATCCCCCGGGCCCGCATCATCGACGGCGCCTCCGCCGGCTGTGAACCCGAGATCATGGGCATTGGTCCAGTCCCCGCCACCCAGAAAGTGCTCAAGCGAAGCGGCCTGAGCGTCGGTGACCTGTCCGCCGTCGAACTTAATGAAGCCTTTGCCACGCAGTCACTGGCCTGCATCCGGCGCCTGGGGCTGGAGCCGGAGATCGTCAACCGCGACGGCGGAGCCATCGCCCTGGGGCACCCGCTCGGTTCCAGCGGCTCACGGCTTGCCATTACCCTGCTGGGCCGGATGGAACGCGAAGACGCCCGAATCGGCCTGGCCACCATGTGCGTGGGCGTTGGCCAGGGCACCGCGATGCTGCTGGAGAAGATTTGA
- a CDS encoding pentapeptide repeat-containing protein — protein MDKVRGKGAAKVAPPRLSPVELQDLEDLPELEFRRGGRHENARFNRAVADGLDLGGAVFAECEFDAPSFNETQLRGVSFRDCVLAELYAPVFRGARSTWQEVEFRNPRLGSAELYESGWQSVRIDGGKLDFLNLRGAKLADVLITGCIINELDLGAAVATRVKLVDCTVGTLDLAGAKLKDFDLRGTEFRRISGLGSLAGMVIDDYQLGLLAPLMAAHLGVTVL, from the coding sequence ATGGATAAAGTGCGCGGCAAAGGCGCGGCAAAGGTGGCCCCGCCCCGGCTTTCCCCCGTGGAACTGCAGGACCTTGAGGACCTTCCGGAACTCGAGTTCCGGCGGGGCGGGAGGCATGAGAACGCCCGGTTCAACCGTGCGGTCGCTGACGGCCTGGACCTGGGCGGTGCCGTCTTTGCCGAATGCGAATTTGATGCCCCTTCCTTCAATGAAACCCAGCTCCGCGGCGTGTCGTTCCGCGACTGCGTCCTTGCGGAGCTGTACGCGCCGGTGTTCAGGGGCGCCCGCAGCACCTGGCAGGAGGTGGAGTTCCGGAATCCCCGCCTGGGTTCCGCGGAACTGTACGAAAGCGGCTGGCAGTCCGTGCGGATCGACGGCGGCAAGCTGGACTTCCTCAACCTCCGCGGCGCCAAGCTCGCGGACGTGCTGATCACGGGGTGCATCATCAATGAACTTGACCTTGGTGCCGCGGTGGCAACCCGCGTGAAGCTCGTGGACTGCACCGTGGGAACCTTGGACCTGGCTGGGGCCAAGCTGAAGGACTTCGACCTCAGGGGCACCGAATTCCGCAGGATCAGTGGACTCGGCAGCCTGGCCGGCATGGTTATTGACGACTACCAGCTGGGACTCCTCGCGCCGCTCATGGCAGCGCACCTGGGGGTGACCGTCCTGTAA